A window of the Lactuca sativa cultivar Salinas chromosome 7, Lsat_Salinas_v11, whole genome shotgun sequence genome harbors these coding sequences:
- the LOC128127340 gene encoding uncharacterized protein LOC128127340, producing MAGFHLPGDPYFPNQRNVGWIVENPEEDSEEEPMEDDEPMEDEEPMEEEESVDGEEEEEEEEEDSDGTDSEPEVYNPHPAHVPPQHYQGPMPQWAETIHSWSREQGQRPPYGMQWDFYDLSKGGSADRALPVIVHHVTRHEEQTRVNTRHLMEVGATSQVNSVRIRWLDDDHDRTRDCTELLRREMAATQAEVQEL from the coding sequence ATGGCAGGATTTCACTTGCCGGGTGACCCCTATTTCCCCAACCAAAGGAATGTTGGTTGGATTGTGGAAAACCCGGAGGAAGATTCTGAAGAGGAACCCATGGAGGATGATGAACCCATGGAGGATGAAGAACCCATGGAAGAGGAAGAATCAGTAgatggtgaagaagaagaagaagaagaagaagaagactcagATGGAACCGATTCGGAACCCGAAGTTTACAATCCACACCCTGCCCATGTTCCTCCACAACACTACCAGGGCCCGATGCCCCAATGGGCTGAAACTATACATTCATGGAGCCGAGAGCAAGGTCAACGGCCTCCCTATGGCATGCAATGGGATTTCTACGATCTCAGCAAAGGAGGGTCAGCCGACCGAGCCCTCCCTGTCATAGTTCACCATGTCACACGCCACGAAGAGCAAACAAGAGTTAACACCCGACATCTCATGGAAGTTGGTGCCACCAGCCAAGTCAACTCCGTTCGTATTCGCTGGTTGGATGATGACCACGATCGAACTCGAGACTGCACCGAGCTTCTTCGACGGGAGATGGCCGCGACCCAAGCTGAAGTACAAGAACTCTGA